ataaagtcaatTTAacgtccttatttgaaaaaacgatggtacttcatgtctttatttgaaacaagattcatttcatctcttatttgagaaaatgatgatatttaggcttttatttaaatttttctaaaatttcagAACCTTTTTGAAGTAATTTTTCTCCAAGGAActcatttctatttctatggTACAAAACATGCTCCGGACAGACTCTGTGGCCACCGTTGGTGGGGTAACAAAACCACTACAAACGCTCCTAGCCCCCTGCGAGTACGTACAGACTCTGGTTCACCCTCGCCATCCTCGGCCATAACTTCATCACAACTCGTACCGCAAAGAGATAAAGACGAATGGGGGGGACTCTGTTGCCATTCCATGTTCAAGATTCCCCATGTTTCTTCTCCATCGCTCAAACACGTCCACTTCAATCGccatcacctttttttttattttcaaggaATGAATAACAAAATAAGCAAAATCTCCCCACTTTTTCTAGATGAAAGCTGCACCAGACACCGTCTTCCAAAAAGCCCTCAGGACAGATGTTTGCAAATCCTCCATCCCTACTCCCCAGAAGCATCCACTCAAAAAGGGATTGTGATGAACATGATGGAGGGGGGTCACCCTATCTTTTTGCCCTATAAAAGGACAAAGCTCCCGAGGAAGTTTGTGAAGTGTGTGCACTCAACTGCGCAAGAACCAAAACCAAACCCTCTTTCTGTCTATTTTTAGGCCATTCAAGTTCTTGCAATGGTGGGTTATGTCATCTCTTCTTGATTCTCATGGACTTTCATCTTCCAActatagaaaaagaaagggtGCGAATCCATAACAAGTTAGTTTTTTTCAGGAACAGAAGATGAGTTGGGCAGTTTCAGATGCTGTGGACTACAAAGGGTTTTCTGCAGACAGGTCCAAAACTGGTGGTTGGGTTCCTGCTGCTCTCATTCTTGGTCTGCCCCCTCTACTCTCCACTTATTATTCTCGTGTAGACACTTATCTTCCCTCCGAAATGCATATTCAAGAAACTGGAAGCCATTAACGCAGATCTTGAGTAAAACCCACGAAATATTAGGTGGGACTTGTTACATGACATACCAAGTTCCAGTCCACACGTACATTTCCAAGCGATGATGTAGTGTAGGATTGAGTGacgtctttttccttttttggatgGAGGGATGAGATCACGCTCACTGGATAATTTGCAGATATTCTTGCTGATTTATTGGGGCGATGATTCATGAATGGCTTCAGAATTTTCATCTCTGACTCCCCACTTTTTCTTTTAGCTATTGTAAGATAACCTATGTTTTTCTTCATGTGATTCTCTTAATAATCTGTTTTATTAGTTATCCTTCCTTTTGCTCTCCTCCTTTTTCATGACTGCAAGGAACATAATCATTATCACTTTAATAGCCAATCAAGAGTTCAATAACCATATGATAAATGTATTTTTTGAGTAACCAGTCATGAGTGCAACACTCTTATTTATCAAGTtgtcataattttcatgcatgatATATTTGAGATTGTGGAATAACAGGAATAGAGATATGTGAGAGGCTGTCGACGATGGGAATAGCAGTAAACCTTGTGACGTACTTGGGTGGCACCATGCACTTGCCGAGCTCGACCTCGGCCAACATCGTCACCGACTTCATGGGCACCTCCTTCCTGCTTTGCATGCTCGGCGGCTTCCTCGCCGACTCTTTTCTCGGCAGATACAGGACCATCGCCATTTTCGCCCTCATCCAAACTTTGGTATGTCTCAAGTTGACTTTTACTTTGCCAGTCTAGCTTGCTTTGGTCCCAAGTTCTGGTCCATTTGACCTTAGTGTAGGTCCACAACATTCATTGAACTCCAAATTTAGGTCAACAGATGGAATCCTAGGGATATGGAAAAGGGTTTGCAAATTTGGTTCGTAAAGCGAGGTGACAGATAAAGAATGGACACTTAAATAGGTCTGGACATGCAAATACCCGATCAGCATACGACACGTCACTTTATAATCAGTTGGTTGTATAAACCGGTCTCTATCCCTTTAGTATACTTATCAAACTCATAAAGCCATAGACCTATTTGTTGTTgcaaattcaattataaatcttttatttgtgtcaatttagtcttaaatcttttccatttgtgccaattgagtctatctagtcaattttgatcggaaatcactatatgaatattttaatttttttttaatttttttctctttcttttttgtacaTTTTATTGAGGGACGGTGACcgtcaatgaaaaaaatgtgtgaacaaaagaaaaagaagaaaaaacaccaaaaaatgattataatattaaaacatattaaaaaatgttcacgtcatTGTtagccgtgccacataggacaaccaGCGTCTATGTtaataatttccaatcaaaattgaccggatagactcaattggtacaaatacaaaatgtttaggactgaattgatatcaatacaataggtttatgactcttTTAACGTTTTTTCACCTTTAATTGCTTGTATCTTGCTTCCAAACCCTAAGGCTCTCAATCCCCCCTCATTTTCAATATTACTATGGTATACCCCGAAATTTTCCTAGAATATTTATCggcatttttttccattttttttttatgtataatcATCGATGACTTTTGTTTGTGGTGCACACAAAATCATTTACAGGGCACGGCCATGCTAGCAATATCAACGAAGCTCTCACGGCTCCGCCCTCCTCCGTGCCGACCCAACCGCCCATGCGAGCAAGCTGATGGCCTCCAAATGGGGATCCTCTACTTGGCCCTCTACCTCGTGGCCCTCGGCACCGGCGGCCTCAAGTCCAGTGTCTCGGGCTTTGGGACAGACCAGTTCGACGACAAGGACCAGAAGGAAAAGGCCCAGATGGCCTATTTCTTCAACCggttcttcctcttcatcagcGTGGGGACGCTGACGGCAGTCACCGTGCTCGTGTACGTGCAGGACGAGGTCAGCCGGAGCGTTGCCTACGGGGCGTGCTCGGTCGCGATGTTCATCGCGAGCCTCATGTTCTTATCGGGGACGAGGAGGTACAGGTACAAGATGTGTTTGGGGAGTCCCATTGTGCAGATAATGCAAGTCGCGTCGGCTTCGATTAAGAAGAGGGGCTTGGAGGTTCCGTACGATGTTGGGTGCTTGTACGAGGATGTCCCTGAAGGGTCTAGGATTCGTCACACTGATCAATTTCGGTACGTGTTCATGCTCTCGTTTGTTGTTTGTCTCTCCCTAGTTGTTTTTCTTATCTTTCCAAAGAAAGGAGAGGAGAGATGTTACTGAGAGAACGAGCTTCCATGTAATGAATCATGTCACTTCTTTGATCATATCAAGATATCCACTCCCTTATCTTTGTGTCGACTACAGGTGCCTGGACAAGGCTGCTGTTGTTGCCGAAGGCGACTTCGTGAAAGGCGGTCATAATTCTGCACCAAATCCATGGAAGCTCTGCTCGGTGACAAGAGTGGAGGAAGTGAAGATGATGATAAGCTTGCTTCCGGTCTGGGCCATGACGATCATATTCTGGACAACATACGCGCAGATGATCACGTTCTCGGTGGAGCAAGCTTCGACCATGGAGAGGTCCATTGGGAGCTTCCAAATCCCAGCCGGCTCGGTCACCGTGTTCTTTGTGGTGGCTATCATGATCACTCTTGCTGTTTATGACCGGTTTATCATGCCTTTGTGGAAGAAATGGAAAGGAAAACCAGGTATAAACACATTGCAATTGCATGAAC
This genomic interval from Rhodamnia argentea isolate NSW1041297 chromosome 4, ASM2092103v1, whole genome shotgun sequence contains the following:
- the LOC115757106 gene encoding protein NRT1/ PTR FAMILY 6.2; protein product: MEQKMSWAVSDAVDYKGFSADRSKTGGWVPAALILGIEICERLSTMGIAVNLVTYLGGTMHLPSSTSANIVTDFMGTSFLLCMLGGFLADSFLGRYRTIAIFALIQTLGTAMLAISTKLSRLRPPPCRPNRPCEQADGLQMGILYLALYLVALGTGGLKSSVSGFGTDQFDDKDQKEKAQMAYFFNRFFLFISVGTLTAVTVLVYVQDEVSRSVAYGACSVAMFIASLMFLSGTRRYRYKMCLGSPIVQIMQVASASIKKRGLEVPYDVGCLYEDVPEGSRIRHTDQFRCLDKAAVVAEGDFVKGGHNSAPNPWKLCSVTRVEEVKMMISLLPVWAMTIIFWTTYAQMITFSVEQASTMERSIGSFQIPAGSVTVFFVVAIMITLAVYDRFIMPLWKKWKGKPGFSNLQRIAIGLVLSTLGMLAAAITERKRLSVAASVGRATATLPVSVFLLIPQFFLVGSGEAFIYTGQLDFFITQSPKGMKTMSTGLFLTTLSLGFFVSSFLVSIVKKATSTGAGQGWLADNINYGRLDCFYGLLAVLSLVNFVAYLACVAWYKPEFHKPTLQMEKIGNGSSMEEKV